In one window of Photorhabdus laumondii subsp. laumondii DNA:
- the hutC gene encoding histidine utilization repressor, whose product MTTHSSGSFAKPVPLYAKVKQSIIEKIYTGEWKSNDRVPSEAELVKQFNCSRMTANRALRELTAEGLLVRLQGVGSFVAEPKGQSALFEIHSIADEISARSHQHRCKILKLSELDADVKQAAELDIIVGTPIYHSVIVHYENDVPVQIEDRYVNAQAVPDYLQQDFTKLTPHDYLSMIAPLTEGEHIVEAIAGDPRSCKLLQIESGAPCLLISRRTWSIHYIVSSASLLFPGNRYKLKGRFNS is encoded by the coding sequence GTGACGACTCACTCATCAGGATCATTTGCCAAACCTGTGCCTCTGTATGCCAAAGTGAAACAATCCATCATTGAAAAAATCTACACTGGTGAATGGAAATCAAATGATCGTGTTCCTTCTGAAGCTGAATTGGTTAAACAGTTTAACTGTAGCCGTATGACTGCTAACCGTGCACTGCGTGAGTTGACCGCTGAAGGGCTATTAGTACGGCTGCAAGGCGTGGGATCGTTTGTCGCTGAACCGAAGGGGCAATCCGCTCTGTTTGAAATTCACAGCATTGCTGATGAGATTTCAGCTCGTTCTCATCAGCATCGCTGTAAAATATTAAAATTATCCGAGCTGGATGCGGATGTGAAACAGGCCGCTGAATTGGACATTATTGTTGGTACGCCGATTTATCATTCGGTTATTGTCCATTATGAAAACGATGTTCCTGTTCAAATAGAAGATCGTTATGTCAATGCTCAAGCGGTGCCTGATTATTTGCAACAGGATTTTACGAAACTTACGCCACACGATTATTTGTCAATGATTGCACCTCTAACGGAAGGTGAACACATTGTGGAAGCGATTGCTGGTGATCCTCGATCCTGCAAGTTGTTGCAAATTGAGTCAGGGGCTCCTTGTTTATTAATTAGTCGCCGAACTTGGTCGATTCATTACATTGTTTCCAGTGCCAGTCTGTTATTTCCCGGTAATCGGTATAAATTGAAAGGGCGTTTCAACTCATAG
- a CDS encoding HAD hydrolase family protein, with protein MSESKLQIVKKYVQEHGLNLEKCVAYGDSGSDIPLFNALTNTVAINGTDKIREIALIHYEGNNLWQPY; from the coding sequence ATTTCCGAAAGTAAATTACAGATAGTGAAAAAATATGTACAGGAACATGGGCTAAATTTGGAAAAATGTGTTGCCTATGGTGATTCTGGCTCTGACATCCCCTTATTTAATGCGCTTACCAATACGGTTGCCATAAATGGGACGGATAAAATACGGGAAATCGCATTAATCCATTATGAAGGTAATAATCTATGGCAACCCTATTAG
- the hutG gene encoding formimidoylglutamase, which yields MNLWHATSPTIWQGRNDLAEADNALRLFQTVKLSPYFTPEEFSHYVALLGFECDEGVKRNQGRPGANQGPDYLRQSLANMASHKGHDKLVDLGSIRANPNQLSEAQQALSDAVTQCQCQNVRTLVLGGGHETAFAHGVGIYDAFPHQRVGIINFDAHLDLRRSPQPTSGTPFRQLAEYCQQHQRLFHYTCIGASLASNTQALVDEANRLNATIIWDNQCRETMLDKVQQQIQDILQQVDLIYMTIDLDVLPAYQMPAVSAPAALGLPLERLLQLIQPICQSGKLQAADLVELNPLFDIQGIGGRAAARLAWQLAHWWY from the coding sequence ATGAATTTATGGCATGCTACTTCGCCGACTATTTGGCAAGGACGAAATGATTTGGCAGAAGCGGATAATGCACTACGGCTTTTTCAAACAGTTAAACTATCTCCGTATTTTACGCCGGAAGAATTTTCTCACTATGTTGCTCTATTAGGGTTTGAATGTGATGAAGGTGTGAAGCGCAATCAGGGAAGGCCCGGTGCCAATCAAGGTCCTGATTATTTGCGGCAATCGTTGGCAAATATGGCTAGTCATAAAGGGCATGATAAATTGGTAGATTTGGGAAGCATTCGTGCTAATCCCAATCAATTGAGTGAAGCACAACAAGCTTTGTCTGATGCCGTTACCCAATGTCAATGTCAGAATGTACGTACCTTGGTATTGGGTGGTGGACATGAAACGGCTTTTGCTCATGGTGTTGGAATTTATGATGCTTTTCCACATCAACGTGTTGGTATTATTAACTTTGATGCTCATCTCGATTTACGTCGGTCGCCGCAGCCCACTTCCGGTACACCATTTCGTCAGCTTGCTGAATATTGTCAGCAACATCAACGTCTGTTTCACTATACTTGCATTGGCGCAAGTTTGGCGTCTAATACGCAGGCATTGGTGGATGAAGCAAATCGCTTGAACGCCACGATTATATGGGATAATCAATGTCGTGAAACTATGCTGGACAAGGTACAACAGCAGATACAAGATATACTCCAGCAAGTTGATTTGATTTACATGACGATCGATTTGGATGTATTACCTGCTTATCAGATGCCGGCAGTCTCTGCGCCAGCCGCATTGGGGCTGCCATTGGAGCGCCTTCTGCAATTAATTCAGCCAATTTGTCAGAGCGGTAAACTACAGGCGGCTGATTTGGTTGAGCTCAATCCACTATTTGATATACAAGGTATAGGTGGAAGAGCAGCAGCACGTCTTGCCTGGCAATTAGCACATTGGTGGTATTGA
- the hutH gene encoding histidine ammonia-lyase produces MKQLTIYPGKLTLDELRQVYLQPVKITLDSQIFPAIERSVECVNAILAENRTAYGINTGFGLLASTRIEEDNLEKLQRSLVVSHAAGVGKALDDNMTRLIMVLKINSLSRGYSGIRLAVIQALIALVNAEIYPHIPCKGSVGASGDLAPLAHMSLLLLGEGQARYQGEWLPAKEALAKANLQPITLAAKEGLALLNGTQVSTAFALRGLFEAEDLLAAAIVCGSLSVEAALGSRKPFDARVHVVRGQQGQIDVAALYRHVLEESSELSDSHINCPKVQDPYSLRCQPQVMGACLTQLRHAADVILTEANAVSDNPLVFAEQGEVISGGNFHAEPVAMASDNLALVLAEIGALSERRIALLMDSHMSQLPPFLVENGGVNSGFMIAQVTAAALASENKALAHPASVDSLPTSANQEDHVSMAPAAGRRLWEMAENTRGILAIEWLSACQGIDFRNGLKSSPILEEARVILRAKVDYYDQDRFFAPDIDAAVKLLAEQHLSSLLPSGQILQRKNNR; encoded by the coding sequence ATGAAGCAACTAACTATTTATCCAGGAAAATTGACCCTTGATGAACTACGTCAGGTTTATCTACAACCAGTAAAAATCACTCTGGATAGCCAGATTTTTCCTGCTATTGAACGCAGCGTAGAGTGTGTTAATGCGATTCTTGCTGAAAATCGCACTGCCTATGGGATTAATACCGGGTTCGGGCTATTAGCCAGTACACGGATTGAAGAAGATAATTTAGAAAAATTACAGCGCTCGCTTGTCGTCTCTCATGCTGCCGGGGTCGGCAAAGCGTTGGACGATAATATGACCCGGTTGATCATGGTATTGAAAATTAACAGTCTCTCCCGTGGTTACTCAGGTATTCGTCTCGCTGTTATTCAGGCATTAATCGCGTTAGTTAATGCGGAAATTTATCCTCATATTCCCTGTAAAGGATCGGTGGGGGCTTCTGGTGATTTAGCACCGTTGGCACATATGAGCTTGTTATTACTTGGGGAAGGACAAGCGCGTTATCAGGGCGAATGGCTGCCAGCCAAAGAAGCGCTGGCAAAGGCCAATTTACAACCTATTACATTAGCGGCTAAAGAAGGTTTGGCGTTGCTCAATGGAACTCAAGTATCCACTGCTTTTGCGTTACGTGGGTTATTTGAGGCAGAAGATCTGTTGGCGGCAGCGATAGTTTGTGGTTCTTTATCCGTAGAGGCGGCATTGGGTTCCCGCAAACCATTTGATGCCCGTGTACATGTGGTACGGGGGCAACAGGGGCAGATCGATGTTGCCGCATTGTATCGTCATGTATTAGAGGAGAGCAGCGAGCTATCAGATTCTCACATCAATTGCCCCAAGGTACAGGACCCTTATTCATTACGTTGTCAGCCACAAGTCATGGGCGCTTGCCTGACTCAGTTGCGCCATGCTGCGGATGTTATTCTGACTGAAGCTAATGCCGTATCTGATAACCCATTGGTGTTTGCTGAGCAGGGAGAAGTGATTTCCGGTGGTAACTTCCATGCTGAACCTGTTGCAATGGCGTCTGATAATTTGGCTCTGGTATTGGCAGAGATAGGGGCATTGTCAGAACGACGTATTGCGTTGTTGATGGATTCACATATGTCACAGCTTCCGCCTTTTCTGGTTGAGAATGGTGGTGTGAATTCAGGTTTTATGATTGCACAAGTGACGGCAGCGGCGCTTGCCAGCGAAAATAAAGCATTGGCACACCCGGCGAGTGTTGACAGTTTACCAACTTCGGCCAATCAGGAAGATCATGTATCAATGGCACCGGCTGCGGGACGTCGTTTATGGGAGATGGCAGAAAATACCCGAGGTATTCTGGCAATTGAATGGTTATCTGCCTGCCAGGGGATCGATTTCCGCAATGGTCTGAAAAGCAGCCCGATTTTGGAAGAAGCGCGTGTTATCTTGCGAGCAAAAGTAGATTATTACGATCAGGATCGTTTTTTTGCACCTGATATTGATGCTGCTGTGAAATTATTAGCCGAGCAACATCTCTCCTCATTACTTCCTTCTGGACAGATATTACAGCGTAAGAATAACCGTTAA
- the hutU gene encoding urocanate hydratase, whose translation MTAQNSKFRSVGIRAPRGTQLTAKSWLTEAPLRMLMNNLDPEVAENSYELVVYGGIGRAARNWECYDKIIETLKELEDDETLLIQSGKPVGVFKTHSNAPRVLIANSNLVPHWATWEHFNELDAKGLAMYGQMTAGSWIYIGSQGIVQGTYETFVEAGRQHYNGNLQGRWVLTAGLGGMGGAQPLAATLAGACSLNIECQQSRIDFRLRTGYVDEQAKDLDDALTRIEKYTQEGKAISIALCGNAAEILPELVRRGVRPDLVTDQTSAHDPLNGYLPKNWSWEEYRQRAISAPEEVIKAAKSSMVEHVKAMLIFQQQGIPVFDYGNNIRQMAYEVGVENAFDFPGFVPTYIRPLFCRGIGPFRWVALSGDPQDIYKTDAKVKELLPDDQHLHHWLDMARERISFQGLPARICWVGLGQRAKLGLAFNEMVRSGELSAPIVIGRDHLDSGSVASPNRETESMCDGSDAVSDWPLLNALLNTASGATWVSLHHGGGVGMGFSQHAGMVIVCDGTDEAAERIARVLHNDPATGVMRHADAGYEIAIHCAKEQGLDLPMLNTK comes from the coding sequence GTGACCGCCCAAAATAGTAAATTCCGTAGTGTCGGTATCCGGGCACCCAGAGGAACACAATTAACAGCCAAAAGTTGGCTAACCGAAGCTCCTCTGCGCATGTTAATGAATAATCTTGATCCAGAAGTTGCTGAAAACTCTTATGAACTGGTGGTGTATGGTGGTATTGGTCGGGCTGCTAGAAATTGGGAGTGTTATGACAAGATTATTGAAACACTGAAAGAGTTGGAAGATGATGAAACGTTGTTAATCCAATCGGGTAAGCCTGTTGGGGTATTTAAAACCCATAGCAATGCCCCACGGGTACTCATTGCAAATTCGAATTTGGTGCCGCACTGGGCGACTTGGGAACACTTCAACGAGCTGGATGCTAAAGGGCTGGCGATGTACGGCCAAATGACGGCGGGTAGCTGGATTTACATTGGCAGCCAAGGAATTGTTCAAGGCACCTATGAAACGTTTGTGGAAGCTGGTCGCCAGCATTATAACGGTAATTTACAGGGCCGTTGGGTGTTAACTGCGGGTTTAGGCGGTATGGGGGGAGCACAACCACTGGCTGCAACACTGGCTGGAGCGTGTTCGCTAAATATTGAGTGTCAGCAAAGCAGGATTGATTTCCGCCTGCGTACTGGTTATGTCGATGAACAAGCGAAAGATCTGGATGACGCCCTGACTCGGATCGAAAAATACACTCAGGAAGGTAAAGCCATCTCTATTGCACTGTGCGGCAATGCCGCTGAAATTTTGCCAGAATTAGTTCGTCGTGGCGTACGCCCGGATTTGGTCACTGATCAGACAAGTGCACACGATCCTCTCAATGGCTATCTACCGAAAAACTGGAGTTGGGAAGAATACCGCCAACGTGCTATTTCAGCACCGGAAGAGGTCATCAAAGCAGCAAAATCCTCAATGGTGGAACATGTTAAGGCGATGCTGATTTTCCAGCAGCAGGGCATTCCTGTTTTTGATTACGGCAACAACATTCGCCAAATGGCATATGAAGTTGGCGTAGAAAATGCTTTCGATTTTCCTGGTTTTGTTCCTACGTATATTCGCCCGTTATTTTGCCGGGGTATCGGGCCCTTCCGCTGGGTAGCGCTTTCCGGTGATCCACAGGATATCTATAAAACTGACGCCAAAGTTAAAGAATTACTCCCCGATGATCAACATTTGCATCATTGGCTAGATATGGCGAGGGAGCGCATCAGCTTTCAGGGGCTACCTGCCCGTATCTGTTGGGTTGGTTTAGGGCAACGAGCCAAGCTAGGGTTAGCTTTTAACGAAATGGTACGCAGCGGTGAACTTTCGGCACCGATTGTTATTGGTCGTGACCATCTGGATTCCGGCTCTGTAGCCAGTCCGAACCGCGAAACCGAATCCATGTGTGATGGCTCTGATGCCGTTTCGGACTGGCCGTTGTTAAACGCCTTACTTAACACCGCCAGCGGTGCTACTTGGGTTTCTCTGCATCATGGCGGTGGTGTCGGCATGGGTTTCTCACAACATGCCGGTATGGTGATTGTTTGTGATGGAACTGATGAAGCCGCAGAACGTATAGCACGGGTGCTGCATAACGATCCGGCTACTGGGGTTATGCGTCATGCTGATGCAGGTTATGAAATTGCTATCCATTGTGCTAAAGAGCAAGGATTAGACTTGCCGATGCTTAATACAAAATAA